The DNA region GTCGGTGCTGTTGCGCAACCTGGCGCCGCGGCATTTGCAGGAGCGCTGGTTCACAAAGCTCGTCGAGACGCCGTCCTTCCTGATGGCGCATTGCCTGTCGGAGCCGCGCGGCGCGTCTGACCGCTGGCTGCCCTACAACGTGCCGGAGGCGGCGATGCACACCCGGGCCGTGAAGCGCGGCGACAAGTGGGTCATCAATGGGCGCAAGCATTACATCAGCAACGGTTATGACGCCGGCCTCTACGTGGTCTATGCCAACACCGACCCGAAGGTCGGCATGCTGCAGGGCACGTCGAGCTTCCTGGTGCCGCGCGAAACCGAAGGCTTGGACATCGTCCGCTGCAACGAGACCATCGGCTGCCGCTTTATGAACAATGGCGAGATCACGTTCGACGACTGTGCGGTGCCCGAGGACCATCTCCTGGTCGAGGGCGACGCGCTGGGCAAGGCGGGGATCTATTTCCGGCCCGGCAAGATCATGCAGGCGTCGAAGAATCTCGGCGTCGGCGTCGCCGCCTTCGAGGCGACCGAAAGATACGTGCAGGACTATGTCCAGGGCGGCCGCATCCTGATCAAGCATCAGGCGGTCGCCCAGCGCCTCGCCGACATGGCGATCAGGCTCGAGGCGGTGAGGGCGCTGCTGCGCCGGGCGGCCGCCGCCGTCGATCGCGGCGATCCGCAGGCCGACATCTTGTGCAACATGGTCAAGGTGTTCGCGTCGGAAGAGGTTCTGAAGGTCTGCCAGCACGCCATGGAGTTGCATGGCGGCGCGGGCGCCATGCTCGGCGTCGGCATCGAGAAGCTGTTCCGCGACGCTTCGATCTTCCTGCACATGGACGCGACCACCGACATCTCGCGCTTCAAGGTCATCAAGGCCATGTATCCCGATACCGCCGGCAAATATGCCGGGCCGGAATAGAGGCGGCATGTCCGTCATCCGTGGTATGTTGAAACGGTTCCAGACAGCCGATGGCATAGACAGATGATCTTCCAGCAGCTGTTCGATCAGACATCGTCCACATTCACCTATCTGCTGGCCCGGCGCTCCGGCGGCGAGGCGCTCATCGTCGATCCGGTCTTCGAGCATGTGGACAGCTATGTCTCGCTGTGCCGGCGACTTGACCTGAAGCTGGTCAAGGCGATCGACACCCACATTCACGCCGACCACATCACCGGTCTCGGCGCGCTGCGCGACATCACCAGATGCGTCACCGTCATGGGCGAGAGGAGCGGCGCCGACGTCGTCTCCATCAGGGTCAAGGAGGACGAGACCATCGACGTGGACGGGGTCGAGCTGCGGACCCTGTTCACGCCGGGGCACACGGACGATTCCTACAGCTTCCTGATGGACGACCGGGTGTTCACCGGCGATGCGCTGCTCATCGGCGGCACCGGGCGAACCGACTTTCAAAACGGGGACCCTTACGCGGCGTACGACTCCTTGTTCAACAAACTTCTGAAACTGCCCGCGGAGAGCCTGGTGTTTCCCGCCCACGACTATAACGGCAATACGGTCTCGACCATCGGCTACGAGCAGGTGCACAATCCGCGCCTGCAGGTCGGCTCGGCGGAGGAGTATGCCGAGATCATGAACAATCTGAAACTCGCCAACCCCAAGCTCATGGATGTGGCGGTGCCGGCGAACCGCGCCCTCGGCAAGTCCCTCGAACGGTTCGTCCGGCCCGGGGAATCGGTCGAAGCCGCGGATCTTCTCCAGGAACAAGGGGAGAAAAAGCTCGTCCTCATCGACCTCAGGGAAAAGCGCGAACGCGAGCGCGACGGATGGATACCGTCATCGGTGCACGTTCCATACGGCGCCATCGCCGAGCAGTTGCGGCCAGGCGGCGCGCTTGAACGGATCGCCAGGGACCATCCGGGGCAGGTCGTTCTCTACTGCGCCTATGGCGAACGCTCGGCGATGGCGCTCGACACGATGCGGAGTGCCGGCTTTTCGGGCCTGCGGCACCTGGCCGGCGGCATCGCCGGTTGGCTGAAGTCGGGCGGCGAAGTCGAAGTCGATCGCTGAGATGGTGCTGATTCGGGTCGCTGGACCTTGCCCCCGGAATCGGGCCACATTTGCCGAATGCGCCCATATCTCGACCTTTTGGCCCGCGTGCTCGACGAGGGCGTGCGCAAGGAGGACCGCACCGGGACCGGCACGCTGAGCGTGTTCGGCCACCAGACGCGGTTCGATCTCGGCGCCGGTTTCCCGCTCGTCACCACCAAGAAACTGCACGTCAAATCAATCATATACGAGCTTCTGTGGTTTCTCGCCGGCGATACCAACGTCAAATATCTCAATGAGCACGGGGTGAGAATCTGGGACGAATGGGCCGACGAAAAGGGCGATCTCGGCCCCGTCTACGGCCATCAGTGGCGCTCCTGGCCGGCGGCGGGCGGGCGGACCATCGACCAGATCGCAAACGTCATGGCCGAGATCAGGGCAAACCCGAATTCGCGGCGGCTCATGGTCACCGCCTGGAACCCGGCCGACGTGCCGAAGATGGCGCTGCCGCCCTGCCACTGCCTGTTTCAGTTCTATGTCGCGGAGGGGAAGCTTTCCTGCCAGCTCTATCAGCGCTCAGCCGACCTGTTTCTCGGCGTGCCCTTCAACATCGCCTCCTATGCGCTGCTGACCCTGATGGTGGCGCAGGTCTCCGGGCTCGAACCCGGCGAATTCGTCCACACCTTCGGCGACGCGCATCTTTATCTCAACCATCTCGACCAGGCCCGCGAACAGCTTTCTCGCGCACCCCGCGCCCTGCCGCGCATGCGCCTCAATCCGAACGTCGCCTCCATCTTTAGCTTTAAATATGAGGACTTTACGCTGGAACTCTATAATCCCCATCCGCATATCAAGGCAGAGGTGGCCGTGTAGAGCATGTTCCGCAAAAGTGGGAACCGGTTTTGCGAAAAGAACATGCCCAAGCAAATGGATAAGACCGAATTCCAAGTCAAACGAAGCGGAATTCGGTCGAGGCGTCGAGGGCGTCATGAAGACGGTATGGTGGCTTTCGGTGTTTGTCTGGCTGAACGGCCAATGGGTGCCGGGCGAGGAGGTCGAGACGGGCGGCTGGGCGCCGCGCGCCCATGAGAGCGAGGCGGTGTGCCTCGAGCGCAAGGCCTTTGCCGAACAGTCGCTCGAAGAGGCCCGCCAGCGGGGAAGGCGACTTGTGCCGTCGCACTGGGTGTGCAACGAAGGCGCGCCCCTGACCGAGATCGACCTGCCGCCGCCGCAGGGGGCGTCATGAAGCGACGCATCATCCTCGTCGTGGCGATGTCCGAAAACGGCGTCATCGGCGCCGGCGGCCAGCTGCCCTGGCGGCTGCCGACGGACATGAAGCGGTTCCGCCGGCTGACCTGGGGCAAACCGGTCATCATGGGCCGCAAGACCTTTCAGTCGATCGGCAAGCCGCTCGAAGGCCGCGACAATATCGTCATTTCCCGGCAGAGCGATTTCGCGCCCGAGGGCGTCCTCGTTGCCCGGAGCTTCGAGAAGGCGCTGACGCTCGGCGAACACTTCGCGGCGGCACGCGGCGGCAACGAAATCGCGATCATCGGCGGCGGCAGGGTCTATCGCGCCGCCCTGCCCATTGCCGACCGCATTGATATGACGATCGTGCACGCGACAATTGAAGGCGATACCACCTTTCCGGCTCTCGACATGCAAGAATGGCACGATGTTTCCCGCGAAAAATGCCCGCGCGGCGACAATGACAGCCACGAGACCAGCTTCCTGGTGTTCGAGCGAATCCGCGCGGCGTGAGGGGTGGAATATGAAAGCCTCTTGCAAAATTGCGAATCCTCACCGAAATCTTACGCGCACCGCCCCTTGCCGCGCCGCCGGCGGTTGCACTTTCCCCGGCGCGGCACTATGAGCGCCCCATCGTGCGCATGAGAATCGAGACCGCTGTCGCGGTCGCCAAGATAGAACCCGAAGGGCCGCCGTCGTCGCCGAGCACCGAGGTGCGGCTTGAGATTCGCCCCGCCCGTGCGGGCGACCTCGATGGTTTGCTGGCACTCGAAAATGCCGTGTTTGCGACCGACCGGCTGTCGCGGCGCAGCTACCGCCGCTTCCTCTCCGGACGCACCGCGATTCTGCTGGTCGCGACGGATGGCGGCGCGCTCAGCGGATACGCGCTGGTGCTGCTGCGGCGCGGCGCGGCGCCGGCGCGGCTTTATTCGATCGCCGTCGACCCGGGCGCGCAGGGCCGCGGCATCGCCGCGGCGCTGATGAGCGCCTGCGAACGGGCCGCCGCCAAACGCGGTGCCACGGCGATGCGGCTCGAGGTGCAGGTCGGTAATACGCGCGCATTGAAGCTCTACGAGAAGCTCGGCTACCGCGTCTTCGGGCGCTACCAGAGCTATTACAACGACGGCGGTGACGCCCTGCGGCTCGAAAAGGCCCTCGACGACGCGGCGGCGGCCGGCGTCAAAGGAAGGCGCAAGCGATGATGGGATGGCTCATTCTCGTCGATCAGGAGAAGGATTTCCCAAACTACGAAACCCCGCACAAGGTCATGACCACGCGGGATTATCTGACCCGGCCCAACCTGTTTCAGGGAACCCGCCCGAAAATCGTCAATCTGTCGCGCTCCTACGCCTATCAGGGGTCGGGCTACTATTGCTCGCTGCTCGCCGAGGCGCGCCGGCACAGGATCGTGCCCACGGTCGAGACCATGCTGGAGCTGTCGCGCCGGGAACTCTACGCCCAATCGCTGCCCGACCTGGAGGAAGAGCTCAACGCCGCGGTCAAG from Hyphomicrobiales bacterium includes:
- a CDS encoding acyl-CoA dehydrogenase family protein — encoded protein: MDSTHGLTEEQVLMRETCRAFVDAEVIPFIRDHWQREWQMEPEDRLPSRILEKASEIGICTLGVPEEFGGVELDRDSEVRTFSIIAEEIARGDSGLADKLVQNWKVSVLLRNLAPRHLQERWFTKLVETPSFLMAHCLSEPRGASDRWLPYNVPEAAMHTRAVKRGDKWVINGRKHYISNGYDAGLYVVYANTDPKVGMLQGTSSFLVPRETEGLDIVRCNETIGCRFMNNGEITFDDCAVPEDHLLVEGDALGKAGIYFRPGKIMQASKNLGVGVAAFEATERYVQDYVQGGRILIKHQAVAQRLADMAIRLEAVRALLRRAAAAVDRGDPQADILCNMVKVFASEEVLKVCQHAMELHGGAGAMLGVGIEKLFRDASIFLHMDATTDISRFKVIKAMYPDTAGKYAGPE
- a CDS encoding MBL fold metallo-hydrolase; protein product: MIFQQLFDQTSSTFTYLLARRSGGEALIVDPVFEHVDSYVSLCRRLDLKLVKAIDTHIHADHITGLGALRDITRCVTVMGERSGADVVSIRVKEDETIDVDGVELRTLFTPGHTDDSYSFLMDDRVFTGDALLIGGTGRTDFQNGDPYAAYDSLFNKLLKLPAESLVFPAHDYNGNTVSTIGYEQVHNPRLQVGSAEEYAEIMNNLKLANPKLMDVAVPANRALGKSLERFVRPGESVEAADLLQEQGEKKLVLIDLREKRERERDGWIPSSVHVPYGAIAEQLRPGGALERIARDHPGQVVLYCAYGERSAMALDTMRSAGFSGLRHLAGGIAGWLKSGGEVEVDR
- a CDS encoding thymidylate synthase, producing MRPYLDLLARVLDEGVRKEDRTGTGTLSVFGHQTRFDLGAGFPLVTTKKLHVKSIIYELLWFLAGDTNVKYLNEHGVRIWDEWADEKGDLGPVYGHQWRSWPAAGGRTIDQIANVMAEIRANPNSRRLMVTAWNPADVPKMALPPCHCLFQFYVAEGKLSCQLYQRSADLFLGVPFNIASYALLTLMVAQVSGLEPGEFVHTFGDAHLYLNHLDQAREQLSRAPRALPRMRLNPNVASIFSFKYEDFTLELYNPHPHIKAEVAV
- a CDS encoding dihydrofolate reductase, coding for MKRRIILVVAMSENGVIGAGGQLPWRLPTDMKRFRRLTWGKPVIMGRKTFQSIGKPLEGRDNIVISRQSDFAPEGVLVARSFEKALTLGEHFAAARGGNEIAIIGGGRVYRAALPIADRIDMTIVHATIEGDTTFPALDMQEWHDVSREKCPRGDNDSHETSFLVFERIRAA
- a CDS encoding GNAT family N-acetyltransferase, which encodes MRIETAVAVAKIEPEGPPSSPSTEVRLEIRPARAGDLDGLLALENAVFATDRLSRRSYRRFLSGRTAILLVATDGGALSGYALVLLRRGAAPARLYSIAVDPGAQGRGIAAALMSACERAAAKRGATAMRLEVQVGNTRALKLYEKLGYRVFGRYQSYYNDGGDALRLEKALDDAAAAGVKGRRKR